A window of Vigna unguiculata cultivar IT97K-499-35 chromosome 4, ASM411807v1, whole genome shotgun sequence contains these coding sequences:
- the LOC114180600 gene encoding uncharacterized protein LOC114180600, translating to MVRDRYRDQSFDDLKLRLIADRTKDGRIYSVPNVSEVAALIVGDVDTASWRDIIMEKQSGKLQRINELHTSYLGFQYPLLFPYGEDGYRHDVNHQQKPGFNNKRNRLTIREWFCFRLQTKQSEAQTLLRSRRLFQQFIVDEYTMESERLSFIKYNQSNLRVDKYNNLCQASTSSQTQGSQQGKRVVLPSSFIGSCRFMDQLYFDGMAICSYMGFLDLFITFTCNPKWPEITRVFAKLKLSPTDRPDIVSRVFKIKFEQLLTNLTKNHLLGKTTAFMYTIEFQKRSLPHAHLLIFLHPNSKYPTPGDIDKVISAEILCPINNPELHKCVQDHIIHGPCGMSNKSLPCMKYRKCSRLFPKKIQRTTTISENGFPHYCRRNDSLTVTKNGFVLTIVLWFLTIHNCC from the exons ATGGTAAGAGACAGATATAGAGACCAATCATTTGATGACTTGAAATTGAGACTTATTGCGGATAGGACAAAAGATGGAAGGATATATAGTGTCCCCAATGTTTCAGAAGTTGCAGCACTTATAGTTGGTGATGTAGATACTGCTTCATGGAGAGACATCATAATGGAAAAGCAGTCTGGCAAGttgcaaagaataaatgaattgCACACTAGTTATTTAGGATTTCAATATCCTTTACTCTTCCCATATGGGGAAGATGGTTATAGACATGATGTCAATCATCAACAGAAACCAGGATTCAACAACAAAAGGAACAGACTCACAATTAGGGAGTGGTTTTGTTTTAGATTACAAACAAAACAATCTGAAGCACAAACTTTGCTTAGATCTAGACGACTTTTTCAACAATTCATAGTTGATGAATATACAATGGAGTCTGAAAGATTgtcattcattaaatataatcaatCGAACTTAAGGGTTGATAAATACAATAACCTTTGTCAGGCTTCCACTAGCTCACAAACTCAAGGATCACAACAAGGAAAGAGGGTTGTTCTTCCTTCATCTTTTATTGGTAGTTGCAGATTCATGGACCAACTATATTTTGATGGAATGGCTATTTGTAGTTATATGGGATTCCTAGACCTTTTTATAACTTTCACATGCAATCCGAAATGGCCAGAAATAACCAGAGTATTTGCTAAGCTAAAGCTATCTCCAACAGACCGTCCTGATATAGTGTCAAGGGTCTTCAAGATTAAGTTTGAACAACTTTTGACAAACTTAACTAAGAATCATCTACTAGGCAAAACTACTGCAT TCATGTATACCATAGAATTTCAGAAGCGTAGTCTACCTCATGCACACCTACTAATTTTTTTGCATCCCAATAGCAAATACCCAACTCCTGGTGATATTGATAAGGTAATATCTGCAGAAATCCTTTGTCCAATAAATAATCCTGAATTGCATAAATGTGTTCAAGATCACATAATTCATGGACCTTGTGGAATGTCAAACAAATCTCTGCCTTGCATGAAATACAGAAAATGCTCACGcttatttccaaaaaaaattcaaaggacAACTACCATATCAGAAAATGGTTTTCCTCATTATTGTAGAAGGAACGATTCATTGACAGTAACCAAGAATGGGTTTGTCTTGACAATCGTTCTGTGGTTCCTTACAATCCACAATTGTTGTTGA